One window of Nocardia nova SH22a genomic DNA carries:
- a CDS encoding nuclear transport factor 2 family protein yields the protein MPTSAASDSRRCQQAATAKIMSMPADAMTTLRAFYTAEAAHLTDGAPFENMSRHLAPDIVMYQATSLPYGGEWHGHNGFRRFITAMSNSWDGLWFDDQTFVTDNNRIVVHTHGRLRARHTGRELETSLLQWITFRDDLITEFRPYYHDTSAVLAALGETPASEGDSPTR from the coding sequence ATGCCGACCAGTGCGGCGTCCGATTCTCGCCGGTGCCAACAGGCTGCCACCGCCAAAATCATGAGCATGCCAGCCGATGCGATGACCACCTTGCGCGCCTTCTACACAGCCGAAGCGGCCCACCTCACCGACGGAGCCCCCTTCGAGAACATGTCCCGCCACCTCGCCCCCGACATCGTCATGTACCAGGCAACAAGCCTCCCCTACGGCGGAGAATGGCACGGCCACAACGGCTTCCGCCGCTTCATCACCGCAATGAGCAACAGCTGGGACGGCCTGTGGTTCGACGACCAGACCTTCGTCACCGACAACAACCGAATCGTCGTCCACACCCACGGCCGCCTACGAGCCCGCCACACCGGCCGCGAACTGGAAACCTCACTCCTACAATGGATCACCTTCCGAGATGACCTGATCACCGAGTTCCGGCCCTATTATCACGACACGTCCGCAGTCCTAGCGGCCCTGGGCGAAACTCCCGCGTCCGAAGGCGACTCACCTACGCGGTGA
- a CDS encoding helix-turn-helix transcriptional regulator — protein MTTPGNTALRAARQALGYRSQSALAEALNETARTIGLRISISTRTVRRWESDESPWPHPEHAAALEALFQRPIRELGFTPPWDENGTATDDSTKGSRRWAPRQFGPSAMSLPASAANDYTAITVGHRHLYWSLPGATLHHAAAEHAAMGLDMLRHAAGSSREALAKAVSESALLAGRIEFFDLQQPEPAQAHFTNSLQAAHDAGDALLGGAALAHMAFIPAFSGDPARGEEARDRLRAARTFARRGEASAEYLAWLDAVEAEVETRFGDTRRALTLIHEAEERYRKDDSEANPSPAWLDWFTPTRLAGFKGNTLLIAGRSREARTTLESVLADLPAESIKQRTIYLADLAAAAVLDQDPELACAYAEQALDGLGQHWYATAMDRVKAVRQALKPWDSRPVVRQLDDRLYDWHTTVNSLVR, from the coding sequence ATGACGACCCCAGGGAACACCGCGCTGCGCGCCGCCCGGCAGGCACTCGGCTACCGATCACAATCAGCACTGGCAGAAGCACTCAACGAGACGGCGCGAACGATCGGTCTACGAATCTCGATAAGCACAAGGACTGTTCGACGTTGGGAATCCGACGAGTCGCCATGGCCCCATCCCGAGCACGCCGCCGCGTTGGAGGCGTTGTTCCAACGACCGATCAGGGAACTCGGGTTCACGCCACCCTGGGACGAGAACGGCACTGCCACAGATGATTCGACGAAAGGCTCGCGTCGATGGGCGCCCAGGCAATTCGGCCCTTCGGCCATGTCACTACCTGCCTCCGCAGCGAATGACTACACAGCGATAACCGTTGGCCACCGACACCTCTACTGGTCCTTGCCCGGCGCGACGCTCCATCACGCTGCTGCCGAACACGCGGCAATGGGACTGGATATGCTGCGCCACGCCGCCGGTTCATCGAGAGAAGCTCTTGCCAAGGCAGTCTCGGAATCAGCACTCCTCGCCGGTCGCATCGAATTCTTCGATCTGCAACAACCAGAGCCAGCTCAGGCCCATTTCACCAACTCACTCCAAGCCGCCCATGATGCCGGTGACGCACTGCTCGGCGGTGCAGCACTGGCACACATGGCCTTCATCCCGGCATTCTCCGGAGATCCTGCCCGTGGGGAAGAAGCTCGAGACCGACTTCGCGCAGCACGCACCTTCGCCCGTCGCGGTGAGGCGAGCGCCGAATATCTGGCGTGGCTGGATGCGGTCGAGGCGGAGGTCGAGACGCGTTTCGGTGACACACGCCGAGCGCTGACGCTGATCCATGAGGCCGAGGAGCGGTACCGCAAAGACGACAGCGAGGCGAATCCTTCTCCCGCATGGCTCGATTGGTTCACCCCGACTCGGCTTGCCGGCTTCAAAGGCAACACACTGCTGATCGCTGGCCGGAGTCGCGAGGCGCGAACCACTCTCGAAAGCGTCCTCGCTGACCTTCCCGCCGAGTCGATCAAGCAGCGGACCATCTATCTCGCGGATCTGGCCGCGGCCGCGGTCCTGGACCAAGATCCCGAACTAGCCTGCGCCTACGCCGAGCAGGCCCTCGACGGTCTGGGTCAGCACTGGTACGCAACCGCGATGGATCGTGTGAAGGCTGTACGCCAGGCCCTCAAACCATGGGACTCACGACCGGTAGTACGACAGCTCGATGACCGTCTCTACGACTGGCACACCACGGTGAACTCACTGGTTCGATGA
- a CDS encoding HAD family hydrolase, which yields MISAVVFDVGETLVDESREYGSWADWLGVPRHTFSAVFGATIANGLDYRHAFQAFRPGFDLTRERQARVDAGVPETYGEDDLYSDVRPALSKLQELGVWVGVVGNQTVRSGKILRSLDLPTDFIATSDDWGVEKPSVEFFAKVVEVAPCVASEIVYVGDRIDNDVAPAKKAGMRTAYIQRGAWGWILRDSPEVADLSDWKIRDLTELPEIVVAENTSSNQ from the coding sequence ATGATCTCGGCTGTGGTGTTCGACGTTGGTGAGACGCTGGTGGACGAGAGCCGGGAGTACGGCTCGTGGGCTGACTGGCTCGGGGTTCCTCGGCATACCTTCTCTGCGGTCTTCGGTGCCACCATTGCCAACGGACTCGATTACCGCCATGCGTTCCAGGCCTTCCGGCCGGGATTTGATCTGACGCGTGAGCGTCAGGCTCGGGTTGATGCTGGTGTGCCCGAGACCTACGGCGAGGACGACTTGTACTCGGATGTCCGTCCTGCTCTGTCGAAACTGCAGGAGTTGGGTGTTTGGGTTGGCGTCGTAGGTAATCAGACGGTTCGCTCGGGGAAGATTTTGCGGAGTCTCGATCTACCGACGGATTTCATTGCCACGTCCGATGATTGGGGTGTTGAGAAGCCGTCGGTCGAGTTCTTCGCCAAGGTGGTCGAAGTCGCACCCTGCGTTGCGTCGGAGATCGTCTACGTCGGCGATCGCATCGACAATGATGTTGCGCCCGCGAAGAAGGCCGGTATGCGTACGGCCTACATCCAGCGGGGAGCGTGGGGGTGGATTCTGCGAGACAGCCCGGAAGTTGCGGATCTGTCCGACTGGAAGATCCGCGATCTCACCGAGCTCCCGGAAATTGTTGTGGCAGAGAATACTTCATCGAACCAGTGA
- a CDS encoding GIY-YIG nuclease family protein, producing the protein MVTDSSRLADYLAARPYPRAEVLTKPSPVPAERGIYGWWFRRLPAEIDVGGCKTQSGLTLLYTGIGPSKPPANGKASSRQTLRSRIRTHYTGNAAGSTLRLSLGCLLSDELGIELRLFGSGRRMHFGLGESLLSQWMHENALVSWITDPTPWTVEDELIATLDVPLNLMGNARNGFHTSLTAVRSAARIRATGLPVLANPGVGGRWP; encoded by the coding sequence GTGGTAACTGACTCGTCGCGGTTGGCGGACTATCTGGCGGCCCGCCCGTATCCTCGCGCCGAGGTACTGACGAAGCCGTCGCCGGTCCCGGCAGAGCGCGGTATCTATGGCTGGTGGTTTCGGAGATTGCCAGCCGAAATCGATGTCGGAGGCTGCAAGACACAGTCTGGTCTTACGCTGCTCTATACCGGAATCGGTCCGTCGAAGCCGCCTGCCAACGGCAAGGCTTCAAGTCGACAGACACTCAGATCAAGGATCAGGACGCACTACACGGGTAATGCGGCTGGTTCGACGCTGCGATTGTCACTCGGGTGTCTGCTGTCGGATGAGCTCGGGATCGAGCTCCGCTTGTTCGGCTCGGGCCGTCGAATGCATTTCGGTTTGGGCGAGAGTCTCTTGTCGCAATGGATGCACGAGAACGCACTGGTTTCATGGATAACCGATCCGACGCCGTGGACTGTCGAGGACGAGCTGATCGCAACGCTCGATGTACCGTTGAATCTAATGGGCAACGCACGGAACGGGTTTCACACGTCTCTCACGGCAGTCAGATCAGCAGCGAGAATCCGTGCGACCGGTTTGCCAGTGCTGGCCAATCCGGGCGTAGGCGGGCGCTGGCCGTAG
- the ychF gene encoding redox-regulated ATPase YchF → MSLTLGIVGLPNVGKSTLFNALTRNDVLAANYPFATIEPNVGVVPLPDPRLDKLAEIFTSERIVPATVSFVDIAGIVKGASEGAGLGNKFLANIREADAICQVVRVFADDDVVHVDGKVDPLSDIEVIETELILADLQTLEKAVVRLDKEAKVKKDRKPVADAAKQAQEFLNEGKTLFAVRDKLDAELLRELSLLTTKPFLYVFNADESVLTDEARVAELKAAVAPADAVFLDAKVEAELLELDAESALELLESIGQTEPGLHALARAGFHTLGLQTYLTAGPKEARAWTIHQGDTAPKAAGVIHTDFERGFIKAEVVAYNDLVEAGSMAAAKSAGKVRMEGKDYVMHDGDVVEFRFNV, encoded by the coding sequence GTGAGTCTCACCCTCGGTATCGTCGGCCTGCCCAACGTCGGAAAGTCGACGCTGTTCAACGCGCTGACCCGCAACGACGTGCTCGCCGCGAACTACCCGTTCGCCACCATCGAGCCGAACGTCGGCGTGGTGCCGCTGCCCGACCCGAGGCTGGACAAACTCGCCGAGATCTTCACCTCCGAACGCATCGTGCCCGCCACGGTGTCGTTCGTCGACATCGCGGGCATCGTCAAGGGCGCCTCCGAGGGCGCGGGCCTGGGCAACAAATTCCTCGCCAACATCCGCGAAGCCGACGCCATCTGCCAGGTGGTCCGCGTCTTCGCCGACGACGACGTGGTCCACGTCGACGGCAAGGTCGACCCCCTCAGCGACATCGAGGTCATCGAAACCGAACTGATCCTCGCCGACCTGCAAACCCTGGAAAAGGCGGTCGTCCGCCTCGACAAGGAAGCCAAGGTCAAAAAGGACCGCAAGCCGGTAGCCGACGCCGCCAAGCAGGCCCAGGAATTCCTGAACGAGGGCAAGACCCTGTTCGCCGTACGCGACAAGCTCGACGCCGAGCTGCTTCGCGAGTTGTCCCTGCTGACCACGAAGCCGTTCCTCTACGTCTTCAACGCCGACGAGTCGGTCCTGACCGACGAGGCACGCGTAGCCGAACTGAAAGCCGCTGTCGCCCCGGCAGATGCGGTCTTCCTCGACGCCAAGGTAGAAGCCGAACTCCTGGAGCTCGACGCCGAATCGGCTTTGGAGCTACTGGAATCCATCGGCCAAACCGAGCCGGGCCTGCACGCCCTGGCCCGAGCAGGCTTCCACACCCTGGGCCTCCAGACCTACCTCACCGCAGGCCCGAAAGAGGCCCGCGCGTGGACAATCCACCAGGGCGACACCGCCCCCAAGGCCGCGGGAGTCATCCACACCGACTTCGAACGCGGCTTCATCAAGGCCGAGGTCGTCGCATACAACGACTTGGTCGAGGCAGGCTCGATGGCGGCCGCCAAGTCCGCGGGCAAGGTGCGGATGGAGGGTAAGGACTACGTCATGCACGACGGGGACGTGGTCGAGTTCCGTTTCAACGTGTAG
- a CDS encoding DIP1984 family protein, with translation MKLAEALALRADAVKRIEQLRTRIGGNARFQEGEEPAEDAAALLVEAGQTLDEFEDLVRRINRTNAVSRIGDDGTVTDALARRDALRLRHSIVTGAADAAVGRGQGGYGRQLRSELKMFSALPVAELRAQADDLARELRELDVRIQRANWEIDLLD, from the coding sequence ATGAAGCTGGCCGAGGCATTGGCACTGCGCGCGGATGCGGTGAAGCGGATCGAACAACTGCGCACACGGATCGGTGGCAATGCGCGATTCCAGGAGGGTGAAGAGCCCGCCGAGGATGCCGCGGCACTGCTCGTGGAGGCCGGGCAGACTCTCGACGAGTTCGAAGATCTGGTCCGGCGCATCAATCGCACGAACGCGGTCTCCCGGATCGGTGACGACGGAACCGTCACCGACGCCCTGGCTCGTCGCGACGCGCTGCGATTGCGCCATTCGATCGTCACCGGCGCCGCGGATGCCGCGGTCGGCCGGGGGCAGGGCGGCTACGGGCGGCAGCTGCGCTCGGAGTTGAAGATGTTCTCCGCGCTCCCGGTCGCCGAACTGCGCGCGCAGGCCGACGACCTCGCCCGCGAACTGCGTGAACTCGACGTCCGCATCCAGCGCGCCAACTGGGAGATCGATCTGCTGGACTGA
- a CDS encoding GlcG/HbpS family heme-binding protein yields the protein MAQTPRLPGLNSADADWLVSTALAIGAECGFPPLAVAVVDVSGEVVALRRADGSMPMTSRLAAAKARSALLTLQPSGRIPLPGEIVDSIQHLYGGDYIPFAGGVLVTENGVIVGAAGASGAHATQDEQAVQTAVDRWHEDRSHSA from the coding sequence ATGGCGCAGACACCTCGACTTCCCGGATTGAACTCGGCCGATGCCGATTGGCTGGTATCCACCGCGCTGGCGATCGGTGCCGAATGTGGTTTTCCGCCATTGGCAGTCGCCGTTGTGGATGTCAGCGGAGAGGTGGTCGCGCTGCGGCGGGCCGACGGCAGTATGCCGATGACCAGTCGGCTCGCGGCGGCGAAGGCACGCAGTGCGCTCCTGACGCTGCAGCCGTCGGGGCGAATCCCGTTGCCGGGCGAGATCGTCGACAGCATTCAGCACCTCTACGGCGGCGACTACATCCCCTTCGCGGGCGGGGTGCTGGTGACGGAGAACGGTGTGATCGTCGGGGCGGCCGGTGCGTCGGGAGCCCATGCCACTCAGGACGAACAGGCCGTGCAGACCGCCGTGGATCGCTGGCACGAAGACCGCTCACACTCCGCATAG
- a CDS encoding TIGR03086 family metal-binding protein, translating into MNTTLPTTDPAAVLAPVWRHVLAESYRALSTAVAGIAEAQWQSPTPCSQWTVTQVIQHAAGDQLAYAAALGIGTGPAEDPFAPSGELTGTAADLITAAVDQTAAAWATVTDDTETVPTPLPHGPLPTPVAAVMCALDAGVHAWDIAIATGQPSPLTEELSTAFLTAATGLIEPLRQWGAYADVVDGKGGGAVDALLRYLGREPRA; encoded by the coding sequence ATGAACACCACCCTTCCGACCACCGATCCCGCCGCCGTCCTCGCTCCCGTGTGGCGGCATGTGCTGGCCGAGTCCTACCGCGCACTGAGCACCGCGGTCGCCGGAATCGCCGAAGCTCAGTGGCAGTCGCCCACTCCCTGCTCGCAGTGGACCGTCACCCAGGTGATCCAGCACGCCGCCGGCGACCAACTCGCCTACGCCGCGGCCCTCGGCATCGGAACCGGCCCCGCCGAGGACCCCTTCGCCCCCTCCGGCGAACTCACCGGCACCGCGGCCGACCTGATCACCGCCGCCGTCGACCAAACGGCCGCAGCCTGGGCCACCGTCACGGACGACACCGAAACCGTCCCCACCCCACTCCCGCACGGCCCCCTGCCCACCCCCGTCGCCGCCGTGATGTGCGCCCTCGACGCGGGCGTCCACGCCTGGGACATAGCCATCGCCACCGGACAGCCCTCCCCGCTGACCGAGGAATTGTCCACCGCATTCCTCACCGCCGCAACAGGTTTGATCGAACCGCTGCGCCAGTGGGGCGCATACGCCGACGTGGTCGACGGAAAAGGTGGCGGCGCCGTGGATGCCCTGCTGCGCTACCTGGGGCGCGAGCCGCGCGCCTGA
- a CDS encoding helix-turn-helix transcriptional regulator — protein sequence MTSTTTRVLRLLSLLQDRTYTGRELAQRLRVTDRTLRQDIARLRELGYPVHAERGPIGGYRLGQGRTMPPLLLDDDEAVAVAVAIGLAEDGSTGIADIDENVARALAKLERILPIRLQRKVSALRTATEIGPAVTGSREPDAPVPAQLLATIAAAIRGTRVLETDVGRVEPYRLINWQRRWYLVAYGLENHSWRALPVATLDQVATGSHHFAARALPDDDLVAFVLREIATAGWRVHARVTVLAPAETVIARINPTVGVVEPIDKQTSALYTGADTLETIAIYLSMLMMDFRVDGPPELVEHIRTLGRRYTSAVSHA from the coding sequence GTGACCTCCACCACAACTCGCGTCCTGCGGCTGCTCTCGCTGTTGCAGGACCGCACCTACACCGGCCGGGAGCTGGCGCAGCGGCTGCGGGTCACCGATCGAACGTTGCGCCAGGACATCGCCCGGCTGCGGGAACTGGGCTATCCGGTCCATGCCGAGCGCGGTCCGATCGGCGGCTATCGGCTCGGGCAGGGCAGGACCATGCCGCCGCTGCTGCTCGATGACGACGAGGCGGTCGCGGTAGCGGTAGCGATCGGGCTGGCCGAGGACGGCTCCACCGGCATCGCCGATATCGACGAGAATGTGGCGCGGGCGCTGGCGAAACTGGAGCGAATTCTGCCGATTCGATTGCAGCGCAAGGTGAGCGCGCTGCGCACCGCCACCGAGATCGGCCCGGCGGTCACCGGTTCACGCGAACCCGACGCCCCGGTTCCCGCGCAGCTGCTCGCCACCATCGCCGCGGCGATTCGCGGCACCCGCGTTCTGGAAACGGACGTCGGTCGCGTCGAACCGTATCGCCTGATCAATTGGCAGCGCCGCTGGTATCTGGTCGCCTACGGCCTCGAAAACCATTCCTGGCGTGCACTTCCCGTGGCAACGCTGGATCAAGTCGCCACGGGTTCGCACCATTTCGCCGCCCGCGCGCTGCCCGACGACGATCTGGTGGCCTTCGTACTGCGCGAAATCGCCACGGCCGGTTGGCGAGTCCACGCTCGCGTGACGGTGCTCGCACCCGCCGAAACGGTGATCGCGCGCATCAACCCGACCGTCGGCGTGGTCGAGCCCATCGACAAGCAGACCAGCGCGTTGTACACCGGCGCAGACACTTTGGAGACCATCGCCATCTATCTCAGCATGCTGATGATGGACTTCCGGGTCGACGGCCCGCCCGAATTGGTGGAGCACATTCGCACGTTGGGCCGCCGCTATACGTCTGCCGTCTCACACGCGTAA
- a CDS encoding GrpB family protein, which translates to MPSHAEITRHTDPDPDVDPWVGGRPEEDPVEIVAYDPNWPQRFETQAARIRTALGVAVIDIDHVGSTSVEGLAAKDVVDVDLTIADPRAEETYVPLLEPLGYTHIIREPSWHEHRMLHLPDPRVNLHVFGPDCPEVIRHRMFRDWLRTHPDDRALYEAAKRSAVPGGGAVMDYNLRKQPVIRVIYDRLFRAAGML; encoded by the coding sequence ATGCCCAGCCACGCAGAGATCACCCGGCATACCGACCCCGACCCGGACGTGGACCCGTGGGTCGGTGGCCGCCCGGAGGAAGACCCCGTCGAAATCGTCGCCTACGACCCGAACTGGCCGCAGCGCTTCGAGACCCAGGCGGCCCGGATCCGCACCGCACTCGGCGTCGCCGTGATCGATATCGACCATGTGGGGTCGACCTCCGTGGAGGGGCTGGCCGCGAAGGACGTGGTCGATGTCGACCTGACCATCGCGGATCCCCGTGCCGAGGAAACGTATGTGCCGCTGCTGGAACCACTCGGCTACACGCACATCATCCGCGAACCGTCGTGGCATGAGCATCGCATGTTGCACCTGCCCGATCCCCGCGTCAACCTGCACGTTTTCGGCCCCGACTGTCCGGAGGTCATCCGGCACCGCATGTTCCGGGACTGGCTGCGCACCCATCCCGACGATCGCGCGCTCTACGAGGCCGCGAAGCGCTCCGCGGTGCCGGGTGGTGGGGCCGTCATGGACTACAACCTGCGCAAGCAACCTGTGATCCGAGTGATCTACGACAGGCTCTTTCGCGCGGCCGGAATGCTTTGA
- a CDS encoding carbohydrate ABC transporter permease → MKDRGLAERAIIRRTARGMLIYLALIAIAWCAIGPILWALAASLKSEGEIADPNPLPTNPHWSNYREAFDLLPLGRMLVNTAIYAGCVTAGQVLFCSLAGYAFARLRFPGREVLFIAYLATLMVPITVTVIPQFLLMRAFGWVDTPWAMIVPGLFGSAFGTYLMRQFFRTLPVELEEAAILDGCTIWQTYRRILVPQARPAMMVLAVLTWITVWNDFLWPLVMIQRNDIATVTLGLVRLQGQYHTNWPILMAAALIVLLPLLVVYLYAQKSFVRGIAQSGLGGR, encoded by the coding sequence ATGAAGGATCGTGGCCTGGCCGAACGGGCGATCATTCGGCGCACCGCCCGGGGAATGCTCATCTACCTGGCATTGATCGCGATCGCCTGGTGCGCGATCGGCCCGATCCTCTGGGCGCTGGCGGCCTCGCTGAAATCCGAGGGCGAGATCGCCGATCCGAATCCGCTGCCCACGAACCCGCACTGGTCCAACTACCGCGAGGCATTCGATCTGCTGCCACTCGGGCGCATGCTGGTCAACACCGCAATCTATGCCGGATGCGTGACCGCCGGGCAGGTGCTGTTCTGCTCCCTCGCGGGATATGCCTTCGCGCGCTTGCGATTTCCCGGCCGCGAAGTCCTGTTCATCGCCTATCTGGCGACGTTGATGGTCCCGATCACCGTCACCGTGATTCCGCAGTTCCTGTTGATGCGGGCCTTCGGCTGGGTCGACACCCCGTGGGCGATGATCGTGCCCGGCCTGTTCGGCTCCGCCTTCGGCACCTATCTGATGCGACAGTTCTTCCGCACGCTCCCGGTGGAATTGGAGGAGGCGGCCATCCTCGACGGCTGCACCATCTGGCAGACCTACCGGCGCATCCTGGTGCCGCAGGCCCGTCCGGCGATGATGGTGCTGGCGGTCCTCACCTGGATCACGGTGTGGAACGATTTCCTGTGGCCGCTGGTGATGATCCAGCGCAACGATATCGCCACGGTCACTTTGGGTTTGGTGCGATTGCAGGGCCAGTACCACACCAACTGGCCGATCCTGATGGCCGCCGCGTTGATCGTGCTGCTTCCGCTGCTGGTCGTCTACCTGTATGCGCAGAAGTCCTTCGTCCGTGGCATCGCGCAGTCCGGTCTCGGTGGCCGCTGA
- a CDS encoding carbohydrate ABC transporter permease produces the protein MRARAGMRFVVPNLASVGLFLLFPLGFSLYLAFHSWDLFSPMRFVGTSNFRRLSHDPLFYIALRNTALFTLFTLVPTVVISLAVAAALNRTLRGIGIFRTLVFLPLAASTVAMAVVWRFLFAADDGLVNRILVGLGLAQVPWLSDPNWALVALSIVTVWKGVPFATVILLAAMQGVPENLYEAARIDGAGALRRFRSITVPLIRGPLSFVFVITIINSVQAFDQAYALTDGNGGPETGTFVLGIMLFEDAFRFYEVGYAAALAWVMFALLLVLTLIQLWWSRREEQ, from the coding sequence ATGCGCGCGCGGGCCGGAATGCGGTTCGTGGTACCGAACCTGGCGTCGGTGGGCCTGTTTCTCCTTTTCCCCCTGGGATTTTCGCTGTATCTCGCCTTTCATTCGTGGGATCTGTTCAGCCCCATGCGGTTCGTCGGGACGAGCAACTTCCGCCGCCTGTCGCACGATCCGCTGTTCTACATCGCACTGCGCAATACGGCACTGTTCACTCTGTTCACACTCGTTCCGACCGTCGTGATCAGTCTGGCTGTCGCGGCCGCGCTCAACCGGACGCTGCGGGGGATCGGCATCTTCCGGACGCTGGTCTTCCTGCCCCTGGCCGCCTCGACGGTGGCGATGGCGGTGGTGTGGCGCTTCCTGTTCGCCGCCGACGACGGGCTCGTCAACCGGATACTCGTCGGCCTGGGCCTGGCGCAGGTGCCGTGGCTGAGCGATCCGAACTGGGCCCTGGTGGCGTTGAGCATCGTCACGGTGTGGAAGGGCGTGCCGTTCGCCACGGTCATCCTGCTGGCGGCCATGCAGGGCGTACCCGAGAACCTGTACGAGGCCGCTCGTATCGACGGCGCCGGGGCGCTGCGGCGCTTTCGTTCGATCACGGTGCCGCTGATCCGCGGTCCGCTCTCGTTCGTCTTCGTGATCACCATCATCAATTCGGTGCAGGCATTCGACCAGGCGTACGCGCTCACCGACGGTAACGGCGGTCCGGAGACCGGGACCTTTGTGCTCGGAATCATGCTGTTCGAGGACGCCTTCCGGTTCTACGAGGTCGGATACGCGGCCGCGCTGGCCTGGGTGATGTTCGCCTTGCTGCTGGTGCTCACGCTGATCCAACTGTGGTGGTCGCGGCGGGAGGAGCAGTGA
- a CDS encoding ABC transporter substrate-binding protein — protein MATPDPTSRHSTSRRAVLRSAASVAALGALSAGCADHDDELTFFFQARPEEARARMRIIDEFATRRPDIRIRTVLSSPDPLQQMLTYCAGGKCPDILMSWELLYAGLAERGVLLDLGTMLARDPQFAANLRSQSYPTLYDTFAYGNGQYALPEQWSGVFVYYNRKLFDRAGIHPPTRWANSWTYAEFLRAAQALTQRDGHGRVRQWGFVDGWVPYYSAAVFAMNNGAQWFSPPKNPTRTEMGDPRFAEGFQFYADLSVRYGVAPSNADRQSLTASEVFAAGRAGMLLGGHWLYSELAEHDDLDFDVTALPVGPQGGPDAITDVGCTGLAIAASSPHRKKAWEFVKFATGPEGQELIARSGLFVPVLRSAMASPGFAAAHRDVRNREIFTEGPAHSRQTTVTPAWGKVDSLLSRDCNRVLRGAAPARSLADTASDVDRLLRERI, from the coding sequence GTGGCGACACCCGATCCGACATCCCGGCATTCGACCTCCCGGCGCGCGGTCCTGCGTTCGGCGGCATCGGTCGCGGCGCTGGGCGCGCTGTCCGCCGGATGCGCGGACCACGACGACGAGCTGACCTTCTTCTTCCAGGCCCGCCCGGAGGAGGCGAGAGCCCGCATGCGAATCATCGACGAATTCGCCACGCGCCGACCGGACATCAGAATCCGCACCGTCCTGTCCAGTCCGGACCCGCTGCAACAGATGCTGACCTACTGCGCGGGCGGGAAGTGCCCGGACATCCTGATGTCCTGGGAACTGCTCTACGCCGGACTGGCCGAGCGCGGCGTCCTGCTCGATCTCGGCACCATGCTCGCGCGCGACCCGCAGTTCGCGGCGAACCTGCGCAGTCAGAGCTATCCGACGCTCTACGACACCTTCGCCTACGGAAACGGTCAGTACGCACTGCCCGAACAGTGGTCCGGGGTCTTCGTCTACTACAACCGGAAACTGTTCGACCGGGCCGGAATTCACCCGCCCACCCGCTGGGCGAACAGCTGGACGTATGCCGAATTCCTCCGTGCCGCACAGGCTCTGACCCAACGCGACGGTCACGGCCGGGTGCGGCAGTGGGGTTTCGTCGACGGCTGGGTGCCGTACTACTCGGCGGCAGTTTTCGCGATGAACAACGGCGCGCAATGGTTCAGCCCGCCCAAGAATCCCACCCGCACCGAGATGGGCGATCCGCGGTTCGCGGAGGGTTTCCAGTTCTACGCGGATCTGTCGGTGCGCTACGGTGTCGCGCCCTCGAATGCCGATCGGCAATCGCTGACGGCGTCGGAGGTGTTCGCGGCCGGGCGAGCGGGCATGCTGCTCGGCGGGCACTGGCTGTATTCGGAACTGGCCGAGCACGACGATCTCGACTTCGACGTGACCGCGCTGCCGGTCGGCCCGCAGGGTGGTCCCGATGCGATCACCGATGTGGGGTGCACCGGACTGGCGATCGCCGCCTCCAGTCCCCATCGCAAAAAGGCGTGGGAATTCGTCAAATTCGCGACGGGACCGGAAGGTCAGGAACTCATCGCCCGGTCGGGGTTGTTCGTCCCGGTGCTGCGCTCGGCCATGGCCTCGCCCGGATTCGCCGCCGCGCACCGCGATGTGCGCAACAGGGAGATTTTCACCGAGGGGCCCGCGCATTCGCGACAAACGACCGTAACTCCCGCCTGGGGAAAGGTCGATTCGCTGTTGTCGCGGGACTGCAACCGGGTGCTGCGGGGTGCGGCGCCGGCGCGGTCGCTCGCCGACACCGCGTCGGATGTCGATCGGCTGCTGCGGGAGCGGATATGA